In Laspinema palackyanum D2c, a genomic segment contains:
- a CDS encoding DNA phosphorothioation system restriction enzyme: MSASNSAERSGPGVPTLPPNLTLRSYQKQAIASWFGNQGRGTLKMATGSGKTIAALAIATELYQRIGLQVLLILCPYRHLVNQWARECEMFGLAPILAFENVSTWQSQLSTQLYNVNANLQPFLTIITTNATLISEGLQSQLRYFPAKTLIIGDEAHNLGAPRLEESLPRQIGLRLALSATPERYFDETGTAGLLDYFGPVIPPELTLADAIRAGALVRYLYHPILVNLTENEGYAYLKLTKRIGWILRHQENMDLNHEDLRGLVMQRARLVGSASNKLTALRELMKTRLHTSHTLFYCGDGTVEESASRGSNRQLEAVSHLLGSELGYRVNTYTADTAIEEREELRRQFESGELQGLVAIRCLDEGVDIPAIKTAVILASSGNPRQFIQRRGRILRPHPNKERATLFDTIVMPPKLDREALEVERNILRKELHRFIEFADLADNAGEARMQLLQLQKFYGLLSL, translated from the coding sequence ATGAGTGCATCGAATTCTGCTGAAAGATCGGGACCGGGGGTTCCGACCCTGCCGCCTAATTTGACGCTGCGATCGTATCAAAAGCAGGCGATCGCCAGTTGGTTTGGCAACCAGGGACGAGGAACCCTGAAAATGGCAACGGGAAGCGGCAAAACCATCGCTGCCTTGGCGATCGCCACGGAACTCTATCAGCGCATCGGATTACAAGTATTGCTCATCCTCTGTCCCTACCGCCACCTCGTCAATCAGTGGGCGCGAGAATGTGAGATGTTCGGATTGGCCCCGATTTTAGCCTTTGAAAATGTTTCCACCTGGCAGAGTCAGCTTTCTACCCAACTCTACAACGTCAACGCCAACCTCCAACCTTTTCTCACAATTATTACCACCAATGCCACCCTGATCAGTGAGGGATTACAGTCTCAATTGCGGTACTTCCCTGCAAAAACCTTGATTATAGGAGATGAAGCACACAACCTGGGTGCACCGCGTCTCGAAGAAAGTTTACCCCGGCAAATTGGCTTACGATTAGCCCTTTCTGCCACTCCTGAACGCTATTTTGATGAGACTGGAACAGCGGGTTTACTCGACTATTTCGGCCCGGTTATTCCCCCGGAACTGACCCTTGCTGATGCAATTCGCGCAGGGGCATTAGTGCGGTATCTCTATCATCCAATTTTGGTGAATTTAACTGAGAATGAAGGCTATGCTTATTTGAAATTAACCAAGCGAATTGGGTGGATATTACGCCATCAAGAAAACATGGACCTCAATCATGAAGATTTAAGAGGATTAGTCATGCAACGGGCCCGGTTAGTAGGGTCAGCAAGTAATAAATTAACTGCGTTGCGGGAGTTAATGAAAACTCGCCTACATACCAGCCATACTTTATTTTATTGTGGCGATGGGACCGTTGAAGAGTCCGCTTCCCGAGGCAGTAATCGCCAACTGGAAGCAGTTTCTCACCTGCTGGGGTCTGAACTTGGCTATCGGGTCAATACCTATACGGCTGACACGGCGATCGAAGAACGAGAAGAACTCCGACGGCAATTTGAAAGTGGAGAATTACAAGGATTAGTGGCAATTCGCTGTTTAGATGAAGGGGTGGATATCCCCGCGATTAAAACCGCTGTTATTCTCGCCTCTAGTGGCAATCCGCGCCAGTTTATCCAACGTCGGGGCCGAATTTTGCGCCCTCATCCCAACAAGGAACGGGCGACGCTCTTTGATACCATTGTTATGCCACCAAAACTTGACCGAGAAGCATTAGAAGTTGAGCGAAATATCTTAAGAAAAGAATTGCACCGTTTCATAGAATTTGCTGATTTAGCCGACAATGCCGGAGAAGCACGAATGCAATTACTCCAACTTCAGAAATTTTACGGATTATTAAGTCTTTGA
- a CDS encoding trifunctional serine/threonine-protein kinase/ATP-binding protein/sensor histidine kinase, which produces MQAIADYLITEKIHESIHTLVYRGSRPGDDSSVMIKIPNAEYPTMGELVRLRNQYAIAKNLNVPGIVKPLSLERDRNGLALILEDFGGISLTDYITSHPLSISDFLYIGIQIADALEALYQNRIIHKDIKPDNILIHPLTKQVKVTDFSISSRLPKETLTLVNPNALEGTLAYISPEQTGRMNRFIDYRTDFYSLGVTFYELLTGTLPFASTDAMELVHYHIAKQPVPPNRVVPEIPEAIAEIVMKLMAKNAEERYQTAGGLKADLETCLMQQQTTGSIQPFAIAQQDKAARFQIPEKLYGRSGEIEQLMGAFESVAAGTAQLMLVAGYSGIGKSALVQEVHKPILAKRGYFISGKFDQFKRNIPFEPLIQAFRDLIRYHILTESPKAIATWKKQLTAALEKQAQVIIDVIPEVEFLLGKQPALPELPAAESQNRFNRVFQNFIRVFANEHHPLVLFLDDLQWADIASLKLLELLLSDADLHHLLVIGAYRDNEVSPVHPLMLMVNRLEQTQGVPINRIEVPPLKQEDLNQLVADALNCPQGRAQKISELVFQKTQGNPFFVTQFLKSLDEDHVLEYDRDRGYWQCDLTQVKSLAVSENIVEFMATQLQRLPSSTQTVLTLAACIGHQFDLATLAVVYQHSLGGTSAQLWEALQAGVVIPVSELYKFFQSDSGSEGEELNTEVPSVQYKFLHDRVQQAAYSLIPDPEKQATHLKIGRLLFQNTPGEAVEEKVFDLVNQLNIGADLIESLGEKYQLAALNLQAGHKAKAATAYEPALRYLEAGLALLNPTSWGDRYDLTLPLHLAAAESAYLSTDFERMESLAQIVLEKAETLLDKIQIYEVKIQAYTAQNKQLDALATARESLALLGINLPEQPSFDHIQNGLGELFSRLTAQSVKALSELPKMSNPDKKAAMRILNSAIAPAYQSAPLLLPLLVFEEVKLSLEYGNTDESTYAYACYGLILCGIVGDIETGHQFGKLALTVLAQFENQKLKARTMMVVNNNVRFWKEPLQHTIPPLLIGYESGLETGDLEYAGLCAYNYCINSFFAGKELGQLEAEMSSYSLLMEKFKQTNTLNYQKMYWQVLSHLIRGADHPEHLVGELYNEFTMLPLHEQTSDRYALCCLYLNKLILSYLFRQSNAAFENAGIAANYLDGLTAVYPLPLFYFYDSLAALGVYGKRPESEQKVLWDKVEENQEKMKKWSEFAPDNFLHKYELVEGEKARVKGDIAEAIAGYDRAILHARESQYIQEEALANELAGEFHLQRGNQQIAQFYLTEAYYGYVRWSASAKVKCLEQKYPLVLARVTQRSVIRPFSIQETISSFSTSSTSISQNSSALDMTTVMKAALALSEELVLDKFLNKLMRVILENAGAQTGFLILEKEGKQVIQAAGNIEEETVTTTIPSIEISCAGIPLEDFSCLPLSIINYVHRTGEVLVLNNAAVESVFMTDPYIITKKPKSILCFPIAYQGHTVAILYLENNLSTGVFTRDRLEVLKLLSSQAAISLENARLYQNLEQSLQDLKEAQLQLVQTEKMSTLGQLVAGVAHEINNPLSFVHGNLNMALQYGEDLLNHLQLYRQCYPEPVADIQNHATAIDLEYLQEDFLEMLRSMNLGTDRIKEIVKSLKNFSRKDPGVFQKADIHAGIDSTLLILSNRLKATGSKPSVTVIKEYGNLPLVSCYPGQLNQVFMNLIANAIDALEVGVSNHLSSVTRGSSGENHPALLPKEPETKTIRIRTELKENSVAIQIADNGSGMNEEVQQQLFHTFFTTKPEGKGTGLGLSISHQIIVERHHGKLLCNSQPGEGTEFTIEIPIRP; this is translated from the coding sequence ATGCAAGCGATCGCGGACTATTTGATCACCGAAAAAATTCATGAAAGTATTCATACCCTGGTGTACCGTGGATCTCGGCCCGGGGATGACAGCTCCGTGATGATTAAAATTCCCAATGCTGAATATCCGACTATGGGGGAACTGGTTCGGTTGCGGAATCAATATGCGATCGCCAAAAATCTCAACGTCCCCGGAATTGTCAAACCCTTAAGCTTAGAACGCGATCGCAATGGATTGGCTCTGATTCTGGAAGATTTTGGCGGAATTTCTTTAACAGATTATATCACATCTCATCCCCTTTCTATTTCCGATTTTCTCTATATTGGGATCCAAATTGCCGATGCCTTAGAAGCGTTATATCAAAATCGCATCATTCATAAAGATATCAAGCCGGATAATATTTTAATTCACCCCCTGACCAAACAGGTTAAGGTGACCGATTTTAGTATTTCTTCGCGGTTGCCGAAAGAAACCTTGACCTTGGTCAATCCCAATGCTTTAGAGGGAACCTTGGCTTATATTTCCCCGGAACAAACGGGGAGAATGAACCGATTCATTGATTATCGCACGGATTTTTATTCCTTGGGGGTAACGTTTTATGAACTATTAACGGGAACCTTACCCTTTGCCTCGACGGATGCGATGGAATTAGTCCATTATCATATCGCCAAACAGCCAGTCCCCCCGAACCGAGTAGTTCCGGAGATTCCCGAGGCGATCGCTGAGATTGTTATGAAATTGATGGCGAAAAATGCGGAAGAAAGATATCAAACAGCGGGAGGGTTAAAAGCGGATTTAGAAACCTGTTTGATGCAACAGCAAACCACGGGCAGCATTCAACCCTTTGCGATCGCCCAGCAAGATAAAGCGGCGCGATTCCAGATTCCGGAAAAACTGTACGGTAGATCCGGGGAAATTGAGCAATTAATGGGGGCATTTGAATCCGTTGCCGCCGGGACTGCTCAACTGATGTTAGTGGCGGGATATTCAGGGATTGGAAAATCGGCATTAGTTCAGGAAGTCCATAAACCGATTCTGGCAAAACGGGGTTATTTTATCTCAGGAAAATTTGACCAGTTCAAGCGAAATATTCCGTTTGAACCGCTGATTCAAGCGTTTCGCGATTTAATTCGCTACCACATCCTCACGGAAAGTCCCAAGGCGATCGCCACCTGGAAAAAACAACTCACGGCTGCTTTAGAAAAACAAGCACAGGTGATCATTGATGTGATTCCTGAAGTTGAATTTCTGTTAGGAAAACAACCGGCACTTCCGGAACTCCCGGCGGCTGAATCCCAAAATCGCTTTAATCGAGTCTTTCAAAACTTTATTCGGGTGTTTGCCAATGAACATCATCCCTTGGTGTTGTTTTTAGATGATTTACAATGGGCGGACATCGCCTCATTAAAGTTACTAGAGTTGCTGTTAAGCGACGCAGATTTACATCACCTGCTGGTAATTGGGGCTTATCGGGATAACGAAGTGAGTCCGGTGCACCCGTTGATGTTAATGGTCAATCGTCTCGAACAAACTCAGGGGGTGCCGATCAACCGCATTGAAGTTCCACCCCTGAAGCAAGAGGATTTGAATCAGCTAGTTGCCGATGCCTTAAACTGTCCACAAGGGCGCGCACAAAAGATTTCCGAACTGGTGTTTCAGAAAACTCAAGGGAATCCGTTCTTTGTCACCCAGTTTTTAAAATCCCTGGATGAGGATCATGTACTAGAGTACGATCGCGATCGCGGGTATTGGCAGTGTGATCTCACCCAAGTTAAATCCTTAGCGGTTTCCGAGAACATTGTAGAATTTATGGCGACTCAGTTGCAACGGTTACCGTCCTCCACCCAAACCGTTTTAACCTTAGCCGCTTGTATCGGACATCAATTCGACCTCGCGACCTTAGCGGTAGTCTATCAGCATTCCCTCGGGGGAACTTCAGCCCAGTTGTGGGAAGCGCTGCAAGCGGGGGTGGTGATTCCCGTCAGCGAATTGTATAAATTTTTCCAATCGGATTCGGGGTCTGAGGGAGAAGAACTCAACACCGAAGTCCCTTCGGTGCAGTATAAGTTTTTACACGATCGCGTCCAACAAGCCGCTTATTCTTTGATTCCTGACCCTGAGAAACAAGCCACCCACCTCAAAATCGGACGGTTACTCTTCCAAAATACCCCCGGGGAAGCGGTAGAAGAAAAAGTTTTTGATTTAGTCAATCAATTGAATATCGGGGCCGATTTAATCGAGAGTTTAGGGGAAAAATATCAATTAGCAGCCTTGAATCTGCAAGCGGGACATAAAGCCAAAGCGGCCACCGCTTACGAACCGGCATTACGGTATTTGGAGGCAGGGTTGGCTTTATTGAATCCCACCAGTTGGGGCGATCGCTATGATTTAACCCTCCCGCTTCATCTGGCCGCCGCCGAATCTGCCTATTTGAGTACCGACTTTGAACGCATGGAGTCCCTCGCCCAAATCGTCCTCGAAAAAGCCGAGACTCTCCTGGACAAAATTCAAATTTATGAAGTCAAAATTCAAGCCTACACCGCCCAAAATAAACAACTGGATGCCTTGGCTACCGCCAGAGAATCCTTGGCTTTATTAGGAATTAACTTACCGGAACAGCCCAGCTTTGACCATATTCAAAACGGACTAGGGGAACTGTTTTCCCGGTTAACGGCTCAGTCTGTCAAAGCCTTAAGCGAATTGCCCAAAATGAGCAATCCTGACAAAAAAGCGGCGATGCGGATTCTCAATAGTGCCATTGCTCCCGCCTATCAATCCGCCCCTTTATTGTTACCCTTACTGGTGTTTGAAGAAGTTAAGCTATCCCTCGAATATGGCAATACCGATGAGTCAACTTATGCCTACGCTTGTTATGGATTAATTTTATGTGGCATTGTGGGAGATATCGAAACCGGCCATCAATTTGGGAAATTAGCCTTAACGGTGTTGGCCCAATTCGAGAATCAGAAACTCAAAGCCCGGACGATGATGGTGGTGAATAATAATGTCCGGTTCTGGAAGGAACCCCTCCAGCACACGATTCCCCCTTTATTGATCGGGTATGAGAGTGGACTGGAAACCGGAGATTTAGAATATGCCGGGTTATGTGCTTATAATTACTGTATTAATTCCTTTTTTGCCGGAAAAGAATTGGGCCAGTTGGAAGCGGAAATGTCTTCCTACAGCCTGCTGATGGAGAAATTCAAGCAGACGAATACCCTCAACTATCAAAAAATGTACTGGCAGGTCCTATCTCACTTAATTCGAGGGGCTGATCATCCAGAGCATCTGGTGGGGGAACTCTATAATGAGTTCACTATGTTACCGCTCCATGAACAAACCAGCGATCGCTACGCTTTATGTTGTTTGTATTTGAACAAACTCATTCTCAGCTATCTGTTCAGACAAAGCAACGCCGCTTTTGAAAATGCCGGGATTGCGGCGAATTATTTAGATGGCTTGACCGCAGTTTATCCGTTACCTCTCTTCTATTTTTATGACTCCCTGGCTGCATTGGGTGTCTATGGGAAGCGGCCCGAATCTGAACAAAAAGTGCTGTGGGATAAGGTAGAAGAAAATCAAGAGAAGATGAAAAAATGGTCAGAATTTGCCCCGGATAATTTTCTCCATAAGTATGAATTGGTGGAAGGGGAAAAAGCCCGAGTTAAGGGGGATATTGCCGAGGCGATCGCCGGTTATGACCGGGCCATTCTCCACGCCCGGGAAAGCCAGTATATTCAAGAAGAAGCCCTGGCGAATGAACTCGCCGGTGAATTTCATCTCCAGCGAGGAAATCAACAAATCGCCCAATTTTATTTAACGGAAGCCTACTATGGATATGTGCGTTGGTCAGCCAGTGCTAAGGTGAAATGTTTAGAACAAAAATATCCCTTAGTGTTGGCCCGAGTCACCCAACGCTCAGTGATTCGGCCTTTCAGCATTCAGGAAACTATTTCCTCCTTTTCCACCAGCAGTACGAGCATCAGCCAAAATTCTTCCGCCTTAGATATGACCACGGTGATGAAAGCTGCCTTAGCGCTTTCCGAAGAACTGGTTCTCGATAAATTCCTCAATAAGTTAATGCGGGTCATTCTGGAAAATGCTGGGGCACAAACTGGGTTTTTAATCCTAGAAAAAGAGGGAAAACAAGTCATCCAAGCGGCGGGAAATATTGAGGAAGAGACGGTGACGACTACGATACCGTCTATTGAAATTAGTTGCGCGGGAATTCCTCTGGAAGATTTCTCCTGTTTGCCGTTGAGTATTATTAATTATGTGCATCGGACCGGGGAAGTTCTGGTTCTCAATAATGCAGCGGTGGAGTCGGTCTTTATGACGGATCCGTATATTATCACGAAGAAACCAAAATCAATTCTTTGCTTCCCGATCGCCTACCAAGGCCATACTGTGGCAATTTTATACTTGGAAAATAACTTGAGCACCGGGGTGTTTACCCGCGATCGCCTCGAAGTGTTAAAGTTGCTTTCCTCTCAGGCGGCGATTTCCCTAGAAAATGCCCGATTATACCAGAATTTAGAACAGTCGCTTCAGGACTTGAAAGAAGCCCAATTGCAACTGGTTCAGACGGAAAAAATGTCTACTCTGGGACAGTTAGTGGCCGGAGTTGCCCACGAAATCAACAATCCCCTCAGTTTCGTTCACGGCAATCTGAATATGGCCCTCCAATATGGCGAAGATTTACTGAATCATCTGCAACTCTATCGGCAATGTTATCCTGAACCTGTTGCCGATATCCAAAATCATGCCACGGCGATCGATTTAGAATACTTGCAAGAAGATTTCCTGGAAATGCTGCGGTCCATGAATCTGGGAACCGATCGCATCAAGGAAATTGTCAAATCCCTGAAGAATTTTTCTCGCAAAGACCCTGGAGTGTTTCAAAAAGCGGATATTCATGCCGGAATAGATAGCACTCTGCTGATTTTATCTAATCGCTTGAAAGCGACAGGTTCTAAACCATCCGTCACGGTCATCAAAGAGTATGGAAATCTTCCCTTAGTTTCCTGCTATCCTGGACAACTGAATCAGGTGTTTATGAATTTGATTGCTAATGCGATCGATGCGTTAGAAGTGGGGGTCTCTAATCATTTATCCTCGGTTACCAGGGGTTCATCTGGAGAGAATCACCCTGCACTTTTGCCGAAAGAACCCGAAACTAAAACCATTCGCATTCGGACAGAATTGAAAGAGAATAGTGTCGCCATTCAAATTGCTGACAATGGATCGGGGATGAATGAGGAGGTGCAGCAACAATTATTTCATACTTTCTTTACGACGAAACCGGAAGGAAAAGGAACGGGACTGGGGTTATCCATTAGTCATCAAATTATTGTGGAACGTCATCATGGCAAACTCCTGTGCAATTCCCAACCTGGGGAAGGCACAGAGTTTACCATTGAGATTCCGATTCGCCCTTAA
- a CDS encoding ATP adenylyltransferase family protein produces the protein MLEDKPRMQGSLTLEPDTLWFKVKHCTQHGIESGALQSIPTDSEFLETLGLRFLVRILSNLVRKQEAKQSEAEKTQKSGQEFNPFLPYERDLFVTDISPTHVCLLNKFNVVDYHLLLVTREFEEQEMLLTLADFEAMWGCLQQVDGLGFYNGGKEAGASQRHKHLQLVPLPIASDGPRIPLEPAILSATVVDGVGTIAAFPFDCAVTFFEPDLFNHPLAAAELSLQSYLKLLATVGLQAGETTPKQAGPYNLLMTRDWMLIVPRSQESFESISINSLAFVGSLFVRNSHEMQILKAVGPLKILETVGRVPRS, from the coding sequence ATGCTAGAGGACAAACCGAGGATGCAAGGCAGCCTCACCCTAGAACCAGATACCCTATGGTTTAAGGTGAAACACTGTACGCAACATGGAATAGAATCCGGTGCACTCCAATCGATTCCCACGGATTCTGAGTTTTTAGAAACCCTGGGACTGCGCTTTTTAGTACGGATTTTGTCGAATCTCGTTCGCAAGCAGGAGGCCAAGCAATCCGAAGCCGAGAAAACTCAGAAATCGGGTCAAGAATTTAATCCCTTTTTACCTTATGAACGCGATTTATTTGTCACCGATATTTCCCCCACTCATGTTTGTTTATTAAATAAATTTAATGTCGTAGACTATCATCTGTTATTAGTGACGCGGGAGTTTGAGGAACAGGAAATGTTACTCACCTTGGCCGATTTTGAGGCAATGTGGGGCTGTTTACAGCAGGTTGATGGGTTAGGGTTTTATAATGGCGGCAAGGAAGCGGGGGCGAGTCAGAGACACAAACATTTGCAATTAGTCCCTCTGCCGATCGCCTCCGATGGACCGAGGATTCCTTTGGAACCCGCAATCCTGTCGGCAACGGTGGTAGATGGGGTGGGAACGATCGCCGCCTTTCCCTTTGATTGTGCCGTCACCTTTTTTGAACCCGACTTATTTAACCATCCCTTGGCAGCAGCGGAACTCTCCCTCCAATCCTATCTAAAACTGTTAGCAACTGTGGGTTTACAAGCCGGGGAAACGACACCGAAACAAGCAGGTCCTTATAATCTTTTAATGACCCGAGACTGGATGCTGATTGTTCCGCGATCGCAGGAAAGTTTTGAGTCCATTTCCATCAACTCCCTCGCCTTTGTCGGTTCCCTATTTGTCCGGAATTCCCACGAAATGCAGATTCTCAAAGCAGTTGGTCCCCTGAAAATATTAGAAACCGTCGGGCGAGTTCCTCGGTCCTAA
- a CDS encoding AAA family ATPase encodes MKLISLTLCNFRQFYGRTPEIFLSRGSHNTTIIHGNNGSGKTTLMNAFTWVLYEQFSGAFAGPDRLVNKRAITEAKPGEPVACWAQLVFEHDSKRYQAKRLIRAYNTETGITHGSSELFMTIAGDDGRWSPPPPQQHPDDIIGRILPESLHQYFFFDGERIEYIVRSEKKAEIAEATKKLLGLEVLNRAIRHLGETRKNLENELKAIGDPQTKQLLKEKATREKDGTRLQKRQTEITKELEAQAQLKKTISDRLLELGGAEELQKRRKNLEEQNTSIRNQLKQAKEALKRAISTQGYITLLGEFTGEFRTLVNDLRNRGELPAGIKQPFVQQLLDRQRCICGAELSEGNPARQLVRSWMDKAGMADIEETAIRMSTQVEAIDKQVPDFWQEMDRQQKAIEGFRTELSSIETQLDEIKDKLRSYPDENIQELQKRLDEIERKMSELDRESGSNQTQLDSLQGAIDRLNKQVEKQKTNEEKQELAKKRVFATQDAIDRLTEVRSRLENQFRTQLEQRVQEIFSEISFTPYLPKLSDKYELTLIENTSGFEVPVAASTGENQILSLSFIGGIIDGVREWSKKNTLMGPDSSTFPIVMDSPFGSLDEIYRRQIAKILPQLANQLVVLVTKTQWRGEVAQEMKPYIGKEYVLVYNSPKPDCEEDWIELKGMRYPLVKFSPNEFEYTEVVEVDEAF; translated from the coding sequence ATGAAACTGATTTCTCTGACGCTTTGTAATTTCCGCCAATTTTATGGGAGAACCCCGGAAATTTTCTTATCCCGAGGGTCGCATAATACCACCATTATTCATGGTAATAATGGGTCCGGGAAAACTACGCTGATGAATGCCTTTACTTGGGTGCTTTATGAACAATTTTCCGGTGCTTTTGCCGGACCCGATCGCCTGGTGAATAAACGCGCCATTACTGAAGCAAAACCCGGTGAACCTGTTGCCTGTTGGGCGCAGTTGGTGTTTGAACATGACAGCAAACGCTATCAAGCAAAACGCCTAATTCGCGCTTACAATACTGAGACAGGAATCACTCATGGTTCCAGTGAGTTATTTATGACGATCGCTGGAGATGATGGCAGATGGTCCCCTCCTCCACCGCAACAACATCCCGATGATATTATTGGCCGTATTTTACCCGAAAGTTTACATCAATACTTCTTTTTTGATGGAGAACGCATCGAGTATATCGTCCGTTCCGAGAAAAAAGCCGAAATTGCCGAAGCAACTAAGAAATTACTGGGATTAGAAGTTTTAAATCGGGCAATTCGGCATCTCGGGGAAACCCGCAAAAACTTAGAAAATGAATTAAAAGCGATTGGCGATCCGCAAACCAAACAGTTATTAAAAGAAAAGGCAACCCGGGAGAAAGACGGCACTCGCCTTCAGAAACGACAAACGGAGATTACCAAAGAGTTAGAAGCACAAGCGCAACTCAAGAAAACTATCAGCGATCGCCTCCTGGAATTAGGCGGTGCCGAAGAATTGCAAAAGCGGCGCAAAAATTTAGAGGAACAAAATACCTCCATTCGTAACCAATTAAAACAAGCAAAAGAAGCGCTAAAACGAGCCATTTCTACCCAAGGTTATATCACTTTGCTGGGAGAATTTACCGGCGAATTTAGAACCCTAGTCAATGATTTACGCAACCGAGGGGAATTACCGGCAGGGATTAAACAACCCTTTGTCCAACAATTGCTCGATCGCCAACGCTGTATCTGTGGTGCCGAACTCAGCGAAGGCAATCCTGCCAGACAATTGGTGCGATCGTGGATGGACAAAGCAGGCATGGCAGACATTGAAGAAACCGCCATTCGCATGAGCACCCAAGTTGAGGCGATCGACAAACAAGTACCTGATTTTTGGCAAGAAATGGACCGCCAACAGAAGGCAATAGAAGGATTTAGAACCGAACTTTCTTCCATAGAAACCCAACTCGATGAAATCAAAGACAAACTGAGAAGCTATCCCGATGAAAACATCCAAGAGTTGCAGAAACGCCTAGATGAAATCGAGCGCAAAATGAGCGAACTGGACCGAGAATCCGGGTCTAATCAAACTCAGCTAGATAGCTTGCAGGGGGCGATTGACCGATTAAATAAACAAGTTGAAAAGCAGAAAACCAACGAAGAAAAACAAGAGTTAGCCAAAAAACGAGTGTTCGCCACCCAGGATGCGATCGACCGCTTAACCGAGGTGCGATCGCGCCTTGAAAACCAATTTAGAACCCAACTCGAACAGCGAGTTCAGGAAATTTTTAGCGAAATTTCCTTTACCCCCTATCTCCCCAAACTCAGCGACAAATACGAACTCACCTTAATCGAAAATACCAGCGGATTTGAAGTCCCCGTTGCCGCTTCCACCGGCGAAAATCAAATCCTCAGTTTATCCTTCATTGGCGGTATTATCGATGGCGTTCGCGAGTGGAGTAAAAAGAACACCTTGATGGGACCGGATAGCAGTACCTTTCCCATCGTCATGGACTCCCCCTTTGGCAGTTTAGACGAAATTTATCGCCGCCAAATTGCTAAAATCCTCCCACAACTTGCCAATCAACTCGTTGTTTTAGTCACCAAAACCCAATGGCGGGGAGAAGTCGCCCAAGAAATGAAACCTTATATCGGCAAAGAATATGTCCTCGTGTACAACTCTCCCAAACCCGATTGTGAAGAAGACTGGATCGAGTTAAAAGGAATGCGCTACCCATTAGTTAAGTTCAGTCCCAATGAATTTGAATATACCGAAGTCGTGGAGGTAGACGAGGCATTTTAA